The genomic interval TCAAAGACCCATGCAATGCTTCCCATGACTAAAACAGAGAAGCAAAACAATGCAAAACAGAACTAGTTCAACTCTCAGTATGACAAACTCCTCAAATCCTTCTTCTTGTCATTGTCCTTCTTCACTTCACTTGACTCCATTGACACCCACCAAACTCTCAAACTCTTATCAAGCCCTCCACTATAAACCATGaatccaccaccaccacttcctCCAAAACCAAGTCTTGAAGCTTGCAAACACTTGACAGGTCCTTCATGTCCTCTAATAACTCCAACCTTCACCAACCCACCACCCCATTCCCTCCTCCACAACCCAACACTCTTGTCAGCTGAACCACTACACACCATCTCTCCCACTGAACACAAGCACAACACTGCCATCTCATGAGCCTTGTTAATATCACATACCAAATTCCATCCttccttttgttgttgttgctcaCCCTCTTCCCACCCTACAACACTCCCGTCTGACCCTCCACCATAAACAAaccttctcctcccatcttcgCAGACGATCACCGAGTTCCACGACACATCTTTGTTCCTCTCCAACACTCCTTTCAAACAATGCAAGCTCTTCTTCTCATCCTTCCTCCATATCTTTATCTTCCCATCAGCTGAAGCAGAGTAAACCAAACCTTTATGTGCAACAACAGCATTGATTGCATCTTCATGAGCTTTTATCGACTCCAGACACTTGAAATCAGAGAGTCTCCAAACTTTAATGGATTTATCCCATGAACCGGAGTAGATAACACCATTGTGAACAGCAAGACAAGAAATGGTATCAGCATGTTGGATCCAAAGCTTCTTGTGATGGCGACGAGTCTGGACGTAGTTGCTCTGCTTCAAGAAGTTGCCAAGATAATCTTTGGTGGTGGGCAAGGTGGAGAGGAGACGGAAGAGGTTCTCGGAGCGGCGAGAGAGTTTCCAGACTCGGATGTGGCCGTCTTGGTGGGCAGTGAAGACGTGGTTGGAGAGGGCAAGGAGTGATTTGACAGAGCCGTGGCCGTGGCCAAAGGTGGCGAAGCGGCGGAGGTCAGGGTGTTGCCAGACAATGATGTCGTGGGATTGGGAAGCGCTGAGGAGGAACTCGCCGCAGAGGGCCAGGGAGGAGATGGAACCGACATGGCCGGAAAGGATAGCCACCGGTTTGTGGATTTGCATGGGGATGATCACTTtgcatggatgatgatgatgatgatgataatgatgatgatgatggttgttgttgttgttgttgttgttttttcatAGTCTGAGTCACTTGTAGAGCTTGGGGATTTCAAGAGGAGTGGTGTAGTtggagaataagaagaagaaggagaagccaTGGATGGATGATGGAGGTTTAGACTCTAGAGGGATGAAGAAGAGGTAATTaaagggaggaggaggaggaggtcaAGTTGGTGGTTTGggagattatttttaaatggaaGGAGAAGAGGGGGGGCCGCCAACGGCTACTTTGGAATGAAGACTGTTTTTCTTTTGTGGGACCATGACGAGCTTCTCAGGtttgatttatgtatttatttacttatttgtaGTACGGAGATTGAGTGTGGGTCGGTTGAATGGGTTTGTTGTGTGATTAGTGTGAGAGAAATGTGATGATGTTGAttaattgtgaattttttttctataataataataagtgttttattttttccacCGGAGATGGTATTTtattcttcacccaaattaaaGTTGGATGATTTCAACGTGTGACTTAACATATATTTTgtgaaaacttttaaaatatttataaattataaaaatttggtGATTTCATATGtcgttataaatttattaaagtttatgtcaattcatttttattaaaaaaaggcaAATCACTCACCTGGATTGTTGGATTGTTCTGAAAAGAAGGTGATCTCTTGACCTCTCACctgatagaaaaaaaattactattattcaATTTAACTATTTAGCTCTAGGTGTAACTCTAAAAATTGTCCCTCTATGtgcataattataaatttttttgaccCTTTAATTTATGCTAATTGAGTCTctttactattttaattgagAAATTTTAATCCAAAAAACAAACTGCTGTTGTGTTTGGTGTTTCTGTATGCTaagattgctttttttttaaaatactaatgTGCCAATTATAATCCCGATGTgcctttttaataataataataataataataataataataataataataataataataattaggttGGTTTGTTAATAATATCAAACTTAAAATACCTGAACTTACTTTCCATACAATTAATTTGTcccatttaaaattaattgggTAGGTAATAAGAAGTAGCCAAATttaatagttaataaaataataaaatttaagataGTGATTGATGATTTGTTGTGCCATTTGGTATGCATGCCATTTGGAGTTCTTGCAATTCTAATATAACATGGTTTGAAatgaaattggaaaaaaaaaaattaatttcttacATTTCTTAATGAGAGAATGAGCcttgaaaagatttttttaaaatttaaaattgtagaAATCATAAAActaattctaaaaaaacaaaatagagaactatattttgaaatttacaaAAAACAATGACGTTCACAACAAGCATACTTATCAACTTTGAAATTTTAAGACAGgttatacaaaaatttaaatttttttattcaattttcatGAGAgagattttaaatttgaatttattttctcccagtttttttttatttggtatgGTGGGCAACCACAACTAATGTTGATCTCTCAATATCTTTCACttggcaataaaaaaaaaaaaagttactatCCTTCTAATATAAAGGTGGCAGctttctcattcattcattgtgactaattttattcaataaatgtCAAAACATTGATTTTGGCTAATATGGCTTTAAAGATAAATTCATATCCCTAAAATTCTAATATGATAAGTGACTTGTATAcacaaaatcatgttttttgcTTTATCAACATAGAATTAATCTTTCGTGGGcatcacaattatataaaaataaataaaataattcaaaatccacattgaacattttaaaaaaatacataaaataagtttttattatattcaataTCCGTTTTCTCGCCAAGTGAGAGGTTGAAGGATCAATTTTCTTTCACAACATTGATTGAAGTGAGTGAATTgtccacttaaaaaaaaacattaatgatTGAAGTAActaattgattataaaataaataatttaaacaaatatattttcaagAATAAGTCTCAAAGTATCATGATCACtcaaaaattattagaaatttcaagaaaaacaaCGAGATAGaaataagacaaatgaaaaacaaaaattcaagaacTCATGACATTCACCCCATTTTAGTAGCTTTCTTCAATGTTAGTGCTTTGGACCATTACCCTTTTTTGGTTTGCTACATAGAGGGACCACAAAGTCTTGGTTGTTGATGCCCCATGCACAACCACAAGAACAAGTGCATGTCATCCTTTTTCCTATTGAAACCTTTGCTAGGGGGGCCTTGCCTTGGAGGTATGTCCTTCTTTGCCAACAGctttattaaatcaaatataaattaattattctttctatttctttatggtttttttatagaTACATGAATCCCATATTTTGATAcatgaatcctatattttgatGTGGTcctacaaatcaaaataattagaaGAAGtaattacttacttggtgaACTGCTCAAGATTGTCTACAATCATGGAACAGCATGTGTAGAGTCTCAACTGTTTCCACTAAGAAACCATGAATGGTGGGAGTTccattatacatatattattattattattattattattattattattattattattattattattaggaggaggaggaggaggaggatatatatagagagctaaaaccctTTAAACCATGAATGGTGGGAGTTCCATCTACTTTTCCTTTTTGTTAGATTACCTGCagttttatcttaaaaaaaaattaaaattaaaacatgaggtaagaaaacataagttttgttagattgttatgttttttataattatttatttgactaaaaaaaatttctcatgcaATCTTCCCATTAAATCAATTCACTATTCAACGTTGACActaaaaaaatacttgaattctCTAATATATTATAAGGAAAATTATAATGTCCAAAAGTTTTAAGAGCATTTTAGGAatacaattaaacaataattaaaatgcaaaaaattatattaatttggcAGAGGAGAGGTACAGATCCTAAATTTTAGGATACCTTTGAAATTGAGTGTAAATATCTCCATTTGTGATCAACTtctctaatatatattttttacaaattaagaaTAAAGAAAACTTGCCTATGTGAAACCATCCATCAACAAATACTTCATCTGTGAGGTCTGCACGCTTGTAATAACCAAAAACAAGGTTTTGCCCCTTAAACAAATCTCTCCACAGACATTATTTCTCAAGATTCACATCTTTTTCCATCTCCAACATCCAACCTTCATCAGCGTCCAACAATAGGAAATAAGCACATCAAGTTTAACGAAAGCAATCAATTATACATGTCATCGAAAACACTTACAGCTTCAAGCCAGTGCCGAAGAGCTAGGTTTTGAGCCTTTATCATTTTTGACAAACCATCTCATTTGGGTAgttattaaaattgaaaaacagaTAGCTAGATAGATTAAGAATTTGCCAAATGCATCAGATACCAAATAATTTGTCCATAATGTAACTCTGATATGAAATACAAGCAtcacaaaaaaatgaaagaatgtAAAAAGAATTGGAACAAAGGATACTCATTATCATAGAGATCAGTGGTTTCCAGTATTGGATTTCCAACATTTACAAGTCCACCAAACAGCTACATGTTAATAAAGGTCAAGTAGATTAGTttgataaaatcaaattatgaATACTTAAATAACTGAGAGTGTTGATTAGGAATAGCATTTGTCTTaggaaaaaactaaaaaggaTATACCTGTAAACCGAGGGTACAATATATACATTGAACACAAAATATGGTTCCAAGATAGGGCATCAAACTTGGAATCAATTTTAAGAATGTTGCCACAAATGCTTTATAGCGATTACATGCAACAAAAGTCTTATCAAGCCTAGCATTCGTGCAAGTAGAAGGTAGCGGATCCTGTAGCAGAAAAGATTAATAGTAAATTAATcaagataattaataaaagaagcaCAAGACAATGAAACTTTTGAATAAAAGAGTAAAGGACTTGAGGTAAACCAATTTGCAGAGTTTGAAATGATTAATTGATATAGGATTAGTTTACCATTCCCCATTTGAAAGAAGAGTAAATCCAGATGGTACACAAAAGGTTATTGTCTCTCCAATAACtgcaagaaaggaaaaagatgcCAACActcaaatacataaattaagCAAAAATTTATCTTAAGATATGAAAGAAATGTTGGATCTATCTTAGCTGCTCTTGTGTGAGCTCTTGCCCATCATGATATTGTTGTCTCTTGTTTCTCAACATTGAAAAATGATATTGATATATGCTTCAAAGATGCAAAGTCTAATGTAAAATGAAAGTAAACAaaggaaaacagaaaaaaaaaattcattacaaAGGACctgtaaagaaagaaagagagaaacagAATTAATATACCTTTCCAAATGGTGAGAACTACTACTGCAGAGCTGCCACTCTTTCCCCAAACTTATCATTCTTACCCAATCAACTTAAGAAGGAAGCTCTGCAAATGTAATGCTTACCACTTTTTAAGATAACTATTAAAGCACAAAATGTAAATGAAAACTTTTAAAGCACAAAATGTGAAACAAAATTTGTGAGACAAATGCAATGGCCGACCTCAAGGTATCAAAACAAAAGTCACAAAATGATGAGTACTAAATACAATACtaatcaaaacatcaaacacattgaaattccatcatttttCTCCTATTAAGGCACTGTTCACAAGCAAAAGTTAACCCTAACAGCAAAGAACAACCAAGTTTTATCATTAAACAAGCCTCTGGTTTACATGCGAGAATATATTATCTCTTGATGGTAGCCTGCAAAATCCAATGATAGTTATAGTTAACTATATTAGCcagataaatatatgaaagtaaataaaatgcaacatgaagatatatatacatacaagattaattaacaaattacaATAATGGACCACTATGTCAACAACCTTATAAGCACATTTAGTTTAAGGACCAATAGTCATAAATAATCAAAAAGAGAGTGTCAAAGACTTGCTTAACTTAAAGCCGCATCTTACCTATGTAGTATGGTCTGAATTTTCTTCACATTGGGCCATGTGACTGCCTTGTGATGAACGTCTTCCAATAATTGGTGATCCAAAAATTTCCTATTGCAAAGAatgtaaatatcatatataaataaaataatgaattccTTTAAATGTAACCAAGAAAACCAACCTAATTAGCACAATTTTAGCAAACAATAACTCTAAAAccataaatttaaacaaaacctaATTAGGTGCcatgttttggttttgatttgctAATTGTTGGGTTAGAAATGCTATTTGTTGCTGAAATCgttgtttattttattgcaCTTGTTATTTAATTGTTGCATAGTTTCCCTAAGGTCATCAACTTAAGTTTGTGTGCCTCTGCTAGCTTCATTTCTCTTACTCGAGCTACAAGATGATCCATAAACTTGGGTTGGAACAACTCCAAGTCCCATACCTCGAACATACCCTGGGTGTTCTTTCTCAAAAAACACTAGTAAATGCTTCATTTTCAGATGAGCTTTGACTTTGAATTATTAGATCTTCCTATAAATTAAGGAAATAGAGTTTTTCACATAATCACATGCCATACAAGCATCAAACAcatcatatttattaatattaaacttACATGATTATGCCTTACTTCTTCATTTACAAAAGAcccatttattaatattaaacttGGTCGATCTATCAGCTCTGCTAATTGATCGACCAAGTTGCTTATTCTACCAAGAATTAAAGTTGTTAATATATACGTAATGTTGTCACATGATTAATTGACATAATTAAGACTACACATTAGGCGAAAGTAATAGCCTTCTCATTTTGCAACAGAGCAAAGGACTTTGACCCTAATGTGTAAGGCATTGTTAGTTGGGTGCGATTTCTAGTATTTTCTTCTGCTTTTTCCTGTACAGTCCAATTTAAACATTGAAAGCCTTCTCAATAGTAAaacaatcaatttttatttatgcatatCACCTTTGTGTCAAGCCGAGCTCTATAATCCACGAAAGCAACCCATTGCTCCAAAGGAATCTCATGAGGTTTCCTTGCAATGTTGGCTTCACGGGGACCATCGGAATCACATTTCATCGAGTTATATAAGTTGTATCGATTTTCTCACCATTTCTTCGCTAAGCTTTTCATTATGTATCCCTTATGTCCATCATCATTAATCTCCAATTTTggctacaaataaataaataaatatattagtaCATATTTGAAATTGTACTAAAAATATAACCCATAAGATGCCAATTCTAAATATGACTTTGAACCTTTATAATATTGTTCCACACATGATCTTTATAGCACTCTGGAATCTTTTGCCACTTATCATATTCGGTAGGAAAATTTTGACAATTGCTTGCAATGCGGCCTAGAAATTGAGCAAGCATACCCCTTGATAATTCAATCGGCTGATTTAGGTTATTCCATTCGACAACAACTTTCTCTCCTGGTGGAAGTAAGTATATGTCAATTGCTCGCATTTTTTGACGCTTCACCTCCCCATTTCCGTTTGCCATTAAGAGAAAATGAAACTACATATATAGTTATATGTAACCACCTATAACTTTGAGAACCAttcattatataaaaatcaaatgaatatatatacatatacatagatTAATCACCTCTAACTTGCACATCCCATGTTCTTGTACTCCTTTTATAGCCCCTGACTAGTTGAGGCTCAACACTTTCATCTTCTGACTAATGCATAGGGCCATCTTCCAGCTCTTGTGCATTAATTTGTGGCTGTTGGCATAGTTGTACGTGGGTCTATAAAATGGTGAGGGTCCCCAATTGAATTCCCTAAATGACTAGTCGTGATGTGTCTTTTTGTCCTTGGCATACTACAAACAATTCACATAAGTAAGTAATTAATTTGATAACATTTAAaggaaaataatacat from Dioscorea cayenensis subsp. rotundata cultivar TDr96_F1 chromosome 7, TDr96_F1_v2_PseudoChromosome.rev07_lg8_w22 25.fasta, whole genome shotgun sequence carries:
- the LOC120265666 gene encoding protein JINGUBANG, which codes for MQIHKPVAILSGHVGSISSLALCGEFLLSASQSHDIIVWQHPDLRRFATFGHGHGSVKSLLALSNHVFTAHQDGHIRVWKLSRRSENLFRLLSTLPTTKDYLGNFLKQSNYVQTRRHHKKLWIQHADTISCLAVHNGVIYSGSWDKSIKVWRLSDFKCLESIKAHEDAINAVVAHKGLVYSASADGKIKIWRKDEKKSLHCLKGVLERNKDVSWNSVIVCEDGRRRFVYGGGSDGSVVGWEEGEQQQQKEGWNLVCDINKAHEMAVLCLCSVGEMVCSGSADKSVGLWRREWGGGLVKVGVIRGHEGPVKCLQASRLGFGGSGGGGFMVYSGGLDKSLRVWWVSMESSEVKKDNDKKKDLRSLSY